Within the Candidatus Firestonebacteria bacterium RIFOXYD2_FULL_39_29 genome, the region ACGAAGTTGTGCTTGGACGAAGACGTCTAACCGTAAAGCTACAATTTTTATCGGTTTAGACGTTTTTTTTGAAAAAAGGAGGAAGACAAGAGATGAAAGGATATGTGAAGGGTGTACTGGATAATTTAAACAATAAATACTATTGGGAAAAAGAATTTCTTCAAGCAGCTTCTGAGGTTCTTACCTCAATAAAAGTATTGGTAGAATCTGATCCTAAGTATAAAGCTCAAAGTATCCTTGAAAGAGTTGTGGAGCCTGAACGAACTATAATATTTAGAGTGCCCTGGATGGACGATAAAGGCGAGTTCCATGTTAATACCGGTTACAGAGTAGAGTTTAACAGCGCCATAGGTCCTTACAAAGGAGGATTGCGGCTTCATCCTACTGTTACCCTCGGTGTTTTAAAATTCCTTGGTTTTGAACAGGTGTTTAAAAATAGTCTGACAGGTCTTCCTATGGGCGGCGGTAAGGGCGGGAGTGATTTTGATCCCAAGGGGAAATCTGATAATGAAGTAATGCGCTTTTGTCAAAGCTTCATGAGTGAGCTTTTTAGACATATCGGAGCTGATACCGATGTTCCGGCAGGAGATATCGGAGTAGGCGGCAGGGAAATAGGCTTTTTATTCGGGCAGTATAAAAAATTAAAGAATGTCTATGAAGGAGTACTTACCGGAAAGAGCCTTAGCTGGGGTGGGAGTTTGATCAGACCGGAAGCTACAGGTTATGGAACAGTATATTTTGCAGAAGAAATGATGAAGACAAAGGGCGAAGTTTTTAAGAATAAAAAAGTATTGATCAGCGGTTCCGGTAATGTGGCTCAGTATGCTGTTGAAAAATGTAATGAATATGGAGCAAAAGTTTTGACGCTTTCTGATTCCAATGGAACTATTCTTGATGAAGACGGTATAAACGCAGAAAAACTTCAGTTCGTAATGGATTTAAAAAATTGCAAGAGATGCAGAATTAAAGAATACACTGCAAAGTTTAAAGGCTCAAAATACTTTGAAGGTAAGAAGCCGTGGGGTGCTGCGAAAGCAGAAATTGCTTTGCCATGCGCGACTCAAAATGAAGTTAACGGGAAAGACGCAAAAGCTTTGATTGACAACGGTTGTATCTGTGTTGCAGAAGGAGCAAATATGCCTTCAACTCCGGAAGCTATAGAGATATTCGTAAAGAAGAAATTACTTTATGGTCCGGGAAAAGCTGCAAATGCGGGCGGTGTTGCCACCTCCGGACTGGAAATGTCACAAAACAGCATGAGACTTGCCTGGTCAAGAGAAGAGGTTGACAATAAACTTCATAATATTATGATTAACATTCATAAAGCAGCAAAAGAGGCTGCGGAAGAATTTGGTACTCCCGGGAATTATGTAAACGGAGCCAATATTGCAGGCTTCAGAAAAGTAGCCGATTCCATGATAGATCAGGGTTTAGTGTAAGATTGTAGTTGCTTGACCATCGAGCCCGTATTTCAAAAAAGGGCGTTGTAAAACGCCCTTTTTTGCTTTAAAATATAATTATGGAATGCATTGTTTGTAAAAATGATAAAGAAAAAAAATTTATTTGTAAGAGTTGTCTTACGGTTGGGACAATTTACAATATTCTCAGTTGCCAAAACTGCGGTGTTTCTTATTTTGATCCCCTGCCGTCAGCATCAGAACTGGATAAATTTTATAATAATTCCTACTATGCTTTTGACCAATACAAAGATGAACATAGTGGCGGTATTTTTGCCGTAAAATTAAAAAAAATTGCCCATACGGGAAGATTTCTTGATATCGGATGTTCTGCCGGTCATTTTATAAAAGGCATTAAGGATAAATGCGGTTGGGAAGTTTTTGGAACAGAATTCTCCGCCAGCGCAGTAGCTTATGCAAAAGAAAAGCTTGGTCTTGACGTAAGACAGGGGGATCTTAAAAAATCGGGGTTTGCCGGAAATTATTTTGATTATATTCATATGAATAATGTTTTAGAGCATGTTACCGACCCCATTGGTTTTTTAAAGGAAATATTCAGGGTTTTAAAATCCGGAGGAACCTTTCAATTATTGATTCCCAACGGCAAAGTTGACGTTGAGCTTCTTCAAAGATTTTATAAGGAAGAAAAAACTCCGGCAAAGAGCAAAGACGGTCATTTGTTTTTCTTCCCCAAAAAAACGCTTGTAAATATGGTTGAAAAAACAGGTTTTAAAATAACAAAGACAAAAACCTGCAGTATTTCCCGCGGTTTGAGAGTTTCCGGTTTACTCCCTCTGAAGAAAAGCTGGAAAGAGGCCTACAGATTTACAGAAGAAAGCAAAATGGAAAAGAAAGAATTTGCCCCTGCTGAAGTAAAAAAGCATTCCAACAGTTATTACTCTTACAGGTATTTTATGAACAATTCAAAGAACATTCCCGGCCTTTATTCGTTCGGTCTCGATTTTTTAATTGTGGCAAAGAAGTAGTCGTTTTCTTCTTGAATACTCACCCGAGATAGTCATATAATGTTTTCAGATATTATTAAATTTTCCCGTTTGGGAATGGAGGTAATAAACATGTCGGAAAGTTTTAAATTGGGGATAATTGGTGCGGGGATAGGTTTTGCGCATGCAAAAGCGGCAAAGCAGGTGGCGGGAATAGAAGTTGCGGCAGTTGCAGATTTAAATCCGGCAAGGGCTAAACGGCTGGTTGATGAACTTGGTGTAAAAAATACTTACACTGATTACAAGGAGATGTTTAAAACCGAGCGGCTTGACGGGGTGGTAATCGGAGTGCCAAATTTTCTGCATAAGACGGTTGCGATAGATGCTTTAAATGCCGGGATAAATGTACTTTGCGAAAAACCTATGGCGATGAACGCGGGGGAATGCGAAGAAATGATCGTTGCCGCAAAAAAAAATAAAAAACATCTCATTATTGGGTTTGTTAACAGGCAGAGAGATGATTCCAAAACTTTAAAAAGTATTGTTGACGAGGGCGGACTCGGGGAAATATATCATGCTGATGCTTATTGCATGAGGCGCCGCGGTATTCCCGGGCTTGGCGGCTGGTTCACAACAAAAAATATGTCCGGCGGCGGCGGACTAATAGATAACGGTGTTCACGTATTGGACCTTACAATGTATCAGATGGGTTTTCCGGAACCGGTTTCTGTCTCCGGAGCGGCGTACATGAAATTCGGTCATAAAAAAGATTATAATTATGTTTCCATGTGGGGAGGTCTTGTAAAACTGGGACAATTTGACGTAGATGATTTTGTTACTGCTCTGGTCAGATTTAAAAACGGTTCAACTCTTAACCTGGAAGTAAGCTGGGCTGCAAATATTGAACGGGAAGGGTTTTACTCGTATTTTATGGGGGATAAAGGCGGGGCAACGCTGGAAATGGGAGCTCCTTTAAAGATATTCACCGAGCATTTTGGAAAGATCGCGGATATTAATCCGAAATATGTCAAGGAAGATGCGTGGGTAAATCAGGAGAGAAATTTCATGGAAGTCTGTACGGGAAAAGCAAAACCTGTTGCGCCTGCCGAACACGGGCTTGTTATACAGAAGATCATAGATGCTATTTACCTGTCATCTCAGGAAAAAAGAGAAGTAAAGATCAAATAACTCTCAGTTTAAAAATGAAAAAGGGGGTGCCGTTATGCGCCCCCTTTTTTTATGGAAAAATCCCGGAAAATCAAAAAAACAGGAACTATTACCATCTTTATCCTGTCTAAATATTAGCAGTATACAATATTATATGTATTCGCAGGTTGACAATGCTTTAAAATGCCTGTAAAATATTAGAAAGATCCGATTTTTCAAGGAAAAGATGAAAAAGGGTACCAAAAGAAAGATACTTTTCATATCACTCGGCATTATTCTATTGCTGGGTATTACTGCATTTATACTTGCTAAAACAGGTGTTTTTGTAAAACAATTTAAAAATATAATTGAATTAGAGCTTACCAAAGCACTAAACCGTGAAGTAACCATAGAAAAGATAGAAGGAGGGATCTTTGATTCAATAGATTTAGTTAATGTTAGAATTGCTTCAAAAAAAGAGATTAAAGACGGTATTCTTATTGTTATAGATAAGGTTTCCGTGAAATATAGTTTTACTGATATTGTTTTTAATAAAAAACAGGTAATTGAAAGTTTGAAAGGCATAGAAATTATCCGCCCTGCGGTTTTAATAGAAAAAGATGAACAAGGAAGCTGGAACATTATTGATTTCATCAACTCTCTGCCGGTTGCCGAAAATTCAGTGTTTCCTGAAAAACTTCCCATTACCGTTTCAAAAGGCTTGATAGGAATAAAGGACAGTAAAAAAAAATTTAATTCCTATTTTCGCGATATCTATGGAAATTTAGAATTTGTCGGACAGGGAAAACTCTCCGTAAAAGCCGGATCTAAAAGCTTTTCCAGTAAAAAAACAAATCTTTATGTGGACGGTCTTGTTGATTTAAAAAATAAGATCAGTGCGCTTATAGTTACCGGAAAAGATCTGGAACTTTCTCACTATGCAGGTTATGCCTTGACATACCTTCCCGCGGATAAAACCGGAAAACTTTTTATAGAAGCCGGAAAGTTTGACCTTACTGTTAAAATCTCTGATGATATTTCCAGCGGTGTAAGTGCGGAGTTTTTGATAAAAAACGGAGAAGCCAGGTTTGCGGATTTCAAGGCTGTCTTGTCCGGAATAGTCAGCGAAATTTCTCTCACCAAAGAAAGTATTAAAATTAAAAATTTTGCTTCTGTTCTTAAAAATTCATCCATTACCGCCAGAGGGGAAATTAAAAATGCTTTTGAAGGAAAACCGGAAGGGAAGGTCTCGGTATATCTGAATAGAGCGGATCTTGCGGATTTTAATGAAGAAGAAATATTCAAGGGGCTTAATCCTGCAGGAATTTGTAATGCAGGTATTACCATTGAAGGTGTTTTTGCCTCTCCGGCTATAAATGTTTTTGCAAATGTGAGGGACTTGAGAATCTCCGGTGTCAAGACGGAAAATAATGAGCTGGTGTTAAGATACAAAGATAAAAAAGCGGTTATTGAAAGCCTTAAGATATATGCATTTGACGGCATGGCCGGACTCTCCGGAAATTATGATGTGATAAAAAATTATCTCTCTCTAAACGGAGCTGCTTCTGATATGCAGTTCGGAGAGATTTGTAATATGGTTGGAATTCCCGGAGCGGCAGGAAAAGCCGCGTTCTCTATTGAAGCAAAAGGGCTTTTAAATAATATAACTATAGCTTCAAAAGTAAGCGTAAAGAAAGCAGCTTATGTAAGCGGTTCACTGGGAGATATTACAGGTGACCTTTTATTTCATAAAAATAATAAACTCAAAGTAAGTGCTGTTTCTACCGAAAAGCTAGGAATACAGACGGTTTTTACCTTTGAAAAAAATAAAACTTACACAGACGGTTTTATAAAGCTTTCCGGGATGAATTTTAAGAATGCTTACGGTTTCTTCGTTGAAAATAAATTCAACCTTGGCGGAGAATCCACCGCTGTGTTTTCTATGAAAGGTCCGCTTGATGATATTACTTTGTCCGGAGATATTGCAATAAATAATTTTAATTTTGAAGGTTATAAAGCGAAAACAGCGAAAGGTAATCTCACCATAAAAAAAGGCTCGCTTACGGGTTCAGGTCTTTATTTTAACCAGGACGACACGGGATATCTGAAAGCAGACGGCACTCTTGGTCTTGCCGGAGAGATGCCTCTTGATCTTACGGTGAGTGCTTCAAAGGTGGATTTTTCAAAGATACCGGCATTCAATACGTATTATAAAATGTCAGGGAGAGGTGCTTTCGCCGGAAAAATACTCGGGAGCATCACCTATCCTAAATTTATAGCAACGCTGACTTCTGATAATATGATACTTGACGGGAATCAGAGTCTGAAAGCGGACCTTTCGTTCCTTTATAATAACTCTACTTTAAAAATAGATAAACTAAATATTGATAATGAATATACTTTTAACGGCGAGATAACCTTTTTGAATAAAACACATTTGGACAGCAGTTTAACGGTAAAAAATGGCAAGCTGTCAACACTGTTTACTATATTCAAAATTCCCCAGAATAAAGAAGAGACAAAAGGTACGCTTAACGGAGGGTTGAGATTAAACGGAGATTTTGACAGTTTAAACGGCGACGGAGAATTAAACGCTCAAAATGCTTCTGCTTTTGGAAAAACGGTGGAGCTGTTTGGTCTGAAATTTGAAGTAAAAAACGGAATTTTTACGGTGAAGAGTTTTGATTTTGGAATGGATAACATTATTCTTGCTGCCGGCGGGATAATCTCGCTTAAAAAAAAGGGCTATTCCAGTCTTGATTTTAATATGTCCAATACCTTTGATAAAAATAAAATATCAGGCAGATATAATATAAGCGCAAGCGGACTTTTTGATCCGGAAAAACCTGTTATTTCGGCAAAAACAAAATCTTATGTTCTTTCCTTCAATGAACAAAAAGTAAATAATATAGCTTTGGATATTGCCTATGATAAGAAAGAGAATCGATTGACATTTAAAGGTCTCGAATGGGAAAATATAAAAGGAGAAGCCGAATATACTTTTAGAAATAGCGGATTCTCGGCAGGACTTAAATTTGACGCCAGCGACTTAAGAAAAATATCCTTTTTGGATCTTGAATTAAAAAAAACTCTCATAGCCGGAGAACTTACCGGATTTGTAGATATTAAGACTGATAAAAACGGCAATATAAAAGCAGAAAACATACTGACTGTAACAAATCCAAAATACGGTGATTTTAAAGCAAACCGGATAACAGCAAATTTTATTTTAAACAAATCACAAAAAGGATATGACATCGGGTTGTCCCGGCTTCTGGTCAGCCAGGAGACGGGAAGCCTGGATGTAAGCGGTTCTCTCTTTGCGCCTGAGGATTTTTCTCCGGAAAAAACTGATTGCGATCTGACAGTTTCTCTTATGGGCGTGGATATAAAGAACCTGCTGCCCCTTCTTAAGTCAAAAGTTGATATAAGCGCTGAGTTGCAGTCTTCTCTGGGTATAAAAATTACGGGAAAAATTTCGGCTCCGGTAGTGTCAGGATTATTTTCAGCAAAAAATGTTCGTTCCGGCACCGGTCTTCTCGGGGATTTTAGGGGAGAGTTTGATTATAAAAATTCCGTGTTAGATTTTAAAAATCTTAACTTTGATGATTTACGCCTGGACAATCACGTTGAATTTAAAAGAGCTGTATTTACTTTCAAAAAAGATTATGTTGAAGCTCAAATC harbors:
- a CDS encoding glutamate dehydrogenase, with protein sequence MKGYVKGVLDNLNNKYYWEKEFLQAASEVLTSIKVLVESDPKYKAQSILERVVEPERTIIFRVPWMDDKGEFHVNTGYRVEFNSAIGPYKGGLRLHPTVTLGVLKFLGFEQVFKNSLTGLPMGGGKGGSDFDPKGKSDNEVMRFCQSFMSELFRHIGADTDVPAGDIGVGGREIGFLFGQYKKLKNVYEGVLTGKSLSWGGSLIRPEATGYGTVYFAEEMMKTKGEVFKNKKVLISGSGNVAQYAVEKCNEYGAKVLTLSDSNGTILDEDGINAEKLQFVMDLKNCKRCRIKEYTAKFKGSKYFEGKKPWGAAKAEIALPCATQNEVNGKDAKALIDNGCICVAEGANMPSTPEAIEIFVKKKLLYGPGKAANAGGVATSGLEMSQNSMRLAWSREEVDNKLHNIMINIHKAAKEAAEEFGTPGNYVNGANIAGFRKVADSMIDQGLV